In Ptiloglossa arizonensis isolate GNS036 chromosome 6, iyPtiAriz1_principal, whole genome shotgun sequence, the DNA window GGGGATGAAGTTGAATTCACAGTAATTCAAGTAAGAATAATACTTCCCGCAAttatgttttaatttttcaaacgtattgtaattaaatattcttataaCAGGATCCTTCTTCatcattttcaaataatcgACAAAGTGCAATTAGGTTGAAACATTTGCCAGCTGGTACAGTTCAATTTGAAATAATCACAGAAAAAGATATATTGGGTACTATAATTCAGGGTATAAATGGTATTGAGCCTGGTCTCATTGGATACATGAAAGAGAATCAACAAAAGAGTGTTATTTTCTTTAGTAAAGATTGCGATCCCAAAAATATTCCAAGATTAGGCGACAAGGTATATTGACATTTTTCTGTAGTACTGAGTTTTTTTaaggtaaatttttgtttaaataataaatattttaggtTCAATTTAGTATCTGTCAAGTAAAACGAAATAAAGAACTTGTTGCTGTTGACATATCTCTAGTGAATTCTTCTGGTGAAAAAACTCAGACTAGCAACAAAAAATTGAATGGTCAAGTTTATCAAGGCTTTATTGCTGCTCTCAAAGATGCATTTGGTTTTATTGAGTCTGTAAATTAtgataaagtaatattttttcacTTCAGGTAAAAGACTGATATgacttatataaatatttttaagaaacaggtttttatttaatataagtttgtaatacgtatttttattgtttagcACTTTTGAAGGAGATGTTAGTACTTTGGAAGTAGGAGCTGATATTGAGTGTAAGATCAGTCCTGGAAGTGGTAGAAGTAATGTAGGTTGTGTTGCCGCGGATTACGTGAAATTGATACCTCGTGGAAGCATTCCTAGGCCAACACCAGTAAGCGAAGTGCTTGATGGAACGGTCATAAGACCGTTAAGAAGTGCAAATCCTGACCAGGCAGAGTATGCTGGCTTGATAAAGATAAATGCTACAAACGAAGATGAAGATACTCCGGAATACGAGTTCAGAATTATGGGCCTCGTCAATAAACGCGAGCTGTTACAGGCTGGTGATCCTGTACAATTACAGGTGGATTCAGCAGGTCATGCTTGTAATATTGTAGCAGTcagaaaaaagagaagagcAACGGTAGATGCCGTTAAAGGTCCTTTCGGTTTTCTTTCTTATGAAATTGATGAGGGTAAGAAATTATTCTTCCACATGAGCGAAGTTCTAGATCATGCAATACTTCAGCCAGGAGATCAGGTTGAATTTGTTTTAATTACGAATCAACGTACTGGTAAATCATCTGCATGTAATGTAACACGAATAaggtaaattatacaatttttacataaattatatatttttctaccaacagtaatttaattaatcaatcTATTGATATGTTTTCGTATTTTGTTTGTCATGTAGCGATGGAGCTCAACAACGACCCGAACGTTTAATCAGTCGATTGCGTACTACGTCTATTGAAGATACAGGTCCTAAATTAACAGTAGTTAGACAACCAAAAGGGCCAGACGGCACGCGTGGATTTAGTCAGGAAAGATCCCAGCATACCCCTGGTGCCATCCAAGAGTAATGTCGTATTGAAACGGTTACTGCTTATCCAAATTGTAATCTACATTACTTGTTTTTAGTCCATATACTTCGGTAccgagattattattattataagcaTGATCGTAAAATATTTGCCAAATTGAGACTAATgtgacaacaataataatattgataataatcAATCAATTGGATTATGATCTTGTTgagaaaaagaatataaaacaaGAAAACAACGAGTCATTTTATCAtcttataaaatatgaaaaccaTTAGAAAAGCAGTCTGTCTAAACtatttaatttgttcaaaaatttACTGAAAATCTTGTTTTATTTGCAAAAGGGTATAAGAaactttttaataattgtgaAATAATAAAACTTCTAATTACTatacttttacaataaaaatttgataaacATTTCCTTCATTCAGTTCATTATAAGTACGGTTataaattggaaaataatttaatattgagCCATTGACAACCTGCCTGTTTGTAATGTTCAAAGATAATGTCCCGTCtgtctttataaaaatatacgtacatgtTGATACaatctttatttatattattttctttagaaTATTTGTTTTACCTATAATGTACACCACAATGAGTTTAATTGTACAATAGACGAAAATGAAGTCACATGCAAAATGCAGCTTTATAATTAAAAGCTATATAatcaaaagagaagaaaatgcaTCCGTATCACTTGCTGAAATTtgtgaatttaaataattttatagtgGAAGGAGCAGACGTACGTTTTATTATATGAATTATTTTAACGTGTCACtctgttgaaaaaaaatatctatGAATTTGTAAAAAGGTTACAACTGGCCAATTGTTTGTCCtagataatatataatataaaaatatatatacatgtcgTTAAGTTTCTGATGCAGTCTCGTGTTGTAAAATCAAATTAGTATTACGGATTCAGTCGATATATAATacaacaaaattacaaaaagtaCTTAAGTGAAGAGTAAAAAAATCGCATTTTATAAGTTTTGCCATCAGAAACTGCAAGCGAGGTACACGTGGCATTATGTAGAAATAGGTGAAAGGAGTAAAATAACAACAAAGTGCATAACACAAGCACGATACAAACTAAGCGTTTGTCTGACAACTCATGGATCCAACACATCATGTGCATacatattgtaaaattattgatGAATAAacagtgaaaatattaaatgtatCTCGTTTCTATGAATctcgaaatttaaataatctaaTGATATAAGttctttaataaatattatttattctaaTCATTTTATTGTATGTTTATATTGATAATTTGCAAAATAGaaagttataaataataattaccaaGAATGTTacgatatatacaatatatttattatgtatGTACAAAGATGTGAAAATTGTCACAAAACgtgtttattttttgtatttaatatacTGAGTGTATTTGATTTTGCATAGATGAAAGTACAAAAGATTGTAAATCAGATTACAACACATTCATAGCGAAATGATCCTCGGAAACGCTGATGAGTCAATTCTGggcaaactaaaaaaaaaagtaatcatcatttcattaaaatcgattttttaaccGATAGTTTTCTATTTACTATACTAACTTCAAGTTTAGGTAACATATAACTTGTATGTAATAATAGGTAATTGGGAATATGTTGTGTTCGCAATCATTCTGGGAATTGAATGTAACTAAATATGAGACTGCAAAGTCGTAAATATAAGTATCTTTCATTGATGACAATAGTTACTAGCGTTACTAACGTTTATCGCAGTGTGGTCCATAATAACCAGTTCCTTCGCAACGACATTTAAATCCAGGTTCTGACGATATTTGCAAGCATGATCCTCCGTTCAAGCAAGGTTTTAATCTGTAGCATATATCGCTACGTTTACCTGAAGAAATAAGTACTCTATAATAATGAATATTAAACATTCTTCTATTATGTTGCATATATACAACAAACTGGACTGCGACTTTTTATTAAGGCTTAACTAATATAATGAGCAGGTAAGTAATTACCTTTTAGCGCTTCTTTGCAATCCTCGttattattatatctatattcaGAGGAACAGCCATAACCGCACCTGCATTGTGCATTATAAATGCGACATCCATATTGCATCTGATCCAAATCGCAAGCCCGTGACAATGTGCTTATTGCTAAAATAAagtaatagtatttgaatacatgTAACGATATAATATAGTAATTATAATGTAAACAATTATCGAGACATTCAAAGGAACAAAATCTATTTCGAAatgttcgattttattttcataaaatataaaacattataaattatattaaattataaagaaattataaaacaataaattctattcaattataaaaaagaatataagataataaattctttcttctcaaataaaataaataaaaatttatttaaatcaatAATGCGATAATTAATATAGTGCTCGCGTTTGATTGTAAAAGTAACGCTAAAGTTAACACAAGGCGTTTATCGTTAGATTAAGTCACAACAGTATAAAAAGAACACCGCTTGTACCAATAGATAATAAATGGGGCGCTGGACGAAATCAGTGAAA includes these proteins:
- the LOC143148073 gene encoding uncharacterized protein LOC143148073 gives rise to the protein MLPRLVLPIILLLVIIAISTLSRACDLDQMQYGCRIYNAQCRCGYGCSSEYRYNNNEDCKEALKGKRSDICYRLKPCLNGGSCLQISSEPGFKCRCEGTGYYGPHCDKLCPELTHQRFRGSFRYECVVI